DNA from Archaeoglobus veneficus SNP6:
ACAACCCTGACAGGCATCATCGTTAACGATTACACTGCCCGAAAACGGCTTTTCGACGTATATTGCCTCCTCCGGGCAAGCTTTGCTGCAAGCACCACAGTAAATGCACAGTTCGTCGTCCCTCATCCTTCCGCCGAGCATTATTGCATTTCTCGGGCACGAATCTTTACAGACAGTACACTGCGGTGGACATTTGTTCAGATCAGCGAGAAATATTGCTCGATACTTGGGGCTGTACAGTCTGGTGGGTTTATCACCAGCATACACGTTTATGGCGTTAAGAAGACAGACCTCGCTGCATATCCCGCAGAGAATGCATGTTTCAGCATCTATTACCACGGGTGGATACCCGAGCTTTACCGATGCGGGTGGGTTGAGTTTTATTGCATTTTTCGGGCAGGCAGTGCTGCACAACTCGCAGCCAACACATCTCTGGACATTGTAAACGAGAACTCTCTTGCCCACACCTTCCCTAATTATTTTATACAGACCGCCATCAAAGGATGCGTGGACCCTTAAATTCATCATCATCAAGCATGTGGAATCGTGTCCAGTATTTAATTTTTGCCACGACGTATGTCGAATTTTGGATTTTAGTAACAAAAATTGCTACAATTCATATCTATTGTCACTAAAATGATAGATAGTGTTAAATTACGCAGCACGGTTCGGCGCTGCATGGGTACCTGCTACCAGTGCGGGACGTGCACGGCTGACTGTCCGGTTGCGAGACATGCAGAGTTCAATCCAAGGAAGCTGATGCTCGAACCGGATGGAAAACTTAGCTGGCTTTGTGCAACGTGTTTCAAGTGCTACAGGTGTCCGAAAGATGTCAAGCCGTACGAAGTGCTGGCGGAATTCAGGAGCAGAGATGTAAAGGAAGGAAGCTACCCGGCGTACGTTCGAGCTTTCGTTGACGTTGTGAAAAACTACGGTGAGCTGGATGAAGCAGCCCTCTTTATGAGGTTACTGAGATCCGGGAAGATTATGGACATCTCGCTAATCCTTGCTGCCCTCAGGATGAGACGGGTGTCACTGCCTGTAAAATCCGAATGCGCCAGCGAGGTTAGGCGAATATTCGAGGTGGTTGGGAATGCGTAAGTTTGCTTATTTTCCGGGGTGTTCGTCGAAGCAGAGTGCTGTAGAATACGATCTGTCGGCAAGGGTTGTGGCTGAAAAACTCGGAATTGAACTTGTTGACTTCAATGCCAACTGCTGCGGCACACACGTAATCGAGGAGTACAGTAAAGACATCTGGTTAGCTCTGAATGCGAGAAATCTCGCAATAGCCGAATCTCTTGGTCTTGACGTGCTTACTCTGTGCCCGGCGTGCTACCTCAACATGAAGAAGGCGAACTCAATGCTCAATACAGAGCTTGAGAGAATAAACAGCATTTTGGCGAAAATTGGGAGAAGTTATTGTGGAAAAACGAATGTTTTTCACATAATTGAGGCTGTAGTCGAAGCGAAGCCAGAAAAAGATGTTAAATTCGAACCCAGCATGAGAGTTGCGCCCTACTATGGATGCCAGCTTCTCCGCCCGCCAGAGATATCTGGCATCGACGACCCCGAGAATCCCTCAATTTTCGAGGAATTGCTCGAAGGCATCGGCTATCATGTTGTGGACTTTCCTGCAAAGACAGATTGCTGTGGTGCAACACTGTTACTTCAAAATTCGGCCATCCACCGATCCATGTCTCTTGAAATAATCAGAAAGGCAAAAAAAGCTGGGGCAGAATGCATCGCGACACTCTGCCCGCTGTGCCAGTTCTCTCTTGAAGTTGTGCAGACAAAAACGGTTGTGCCTGTATATCCTTTCACCCGGCTCGTTGGGGCATCTATAGGCGTGGAGGGATTCAATGTACACGTTTTTAAAAATTTGTAACACTTTTTTAGTACTAAAATGCAATAGAGTAATAACTCAATTATAAATACCGATAATTTTAAAAAGCCGATGTGTTAGAGAAGAGCAAACGCGTGATGGATAGTGTAGAATATAACTTTGGGCTAAATTAATAATATTCAGGTTTGGAGGGGAAGAGATGGATCTCGAACTCAGAGAAGGTATATTCGTACTGGATGAGATGAGGAATGTAAGCATAAAAATCGGCAGGATTATTGATGAAGAGGAGGAGAAAGAGAAGGAGTGGGAGCCCCTTGGTCCCACACCAAAACCCCACATTCTCGACTTAAGGCACTGGGATCGCAGACTACTCGAGCGCTACGAGCCAATTTACGCACCGATGCAGGATTTCTGTAACCTTTGCACAATGGGGCCGTGTGAGCTTTCGCAGAACAAGGAGGGTGCTTGTGGAATCGATTTGAAGACCCAGAAAGCGAGGCTTGTAACCCTTGCGTGCCTCATAGGTGCTTCATCCCACACAGCACACGCCAGACACCTCGTCCACTACCTCATCGAGAAGTTTGGTCATGATTATCCAATCGATCTTGGGGGCGATATAAACGTCGAGGCACCGAACATCAGGCTTGTATTCGGAATCAAGCCCAAGAAACTGGGTGACCTCGAAAAAGTTCTCGACTATGTGGAACAGGACCTTGTCAGAATTCTTCATACGACGCATACTGGACAAGAAGAAGACCACCTCGACTACGAGTCAAAAGCAATGCATGTGGGCATGCTTGACCACGTTGCCATGGAAGTTGCAGACATCGCACAGGTTGTAGCATTCAACTATCCTCTCGGCGACCCCAATGCGCCGTTAATTGACATCGGCTTTGGTGTGCTTGAGACAGAAAAACCGGTAATTCTCGTCATAGGACACAACATTCTTCCTGCGAGGAACATAGATGATTATCTGAGGGAGCACGGACTCGAGGATGAGGTTGAAATCGCTGGCCTGTGCTGTACAGCCATCGACACGACTCGCTACGACCCCAAGGCCAAGATAGTTGGAACGCTGAGCTACGAACTGAGAGCGATAAGGTCAGGCATTCCCGATGTGGTTGTTACAGACGAGCAGTGTATAAGAGCAGACACCCTTCGTGAATGCTCCAAGCTCGGAATTCCTGTCATAGCATCATCGGAAGCCGCAGCAAGAGGTCTACCTGACAGAACTCACGAAAACCCCGACGTAATAGTCAACGACCTCGTGAGTGGGAGAGCGAAGGGTGTGCTGATTCGCGATCCGGACAAGGTTGGCGAGATAGCCGTCAGAGTTGCCATGGAGATCAGAAAGAAGAAGGGTAAGAAGCCGCCCTTCATGAGCGAAGAGGAGCTAAAAACCGAGATTGACAGATGTACGGGCTGTATGAACTGTGTTTTTGCCTGTCCACACAATTTAAGGATTGACAAGGCGATGAGTGCTGCGAAAGATGGAGATTTCAGCGTGTTTAAGACTGTCGAGGATTCATGCATTGCATGCGGGCGATGCGAGCAGGTTTGTCCGAGGGACATCAGGATAGTTGACGTTATCATGAAGGCGAGCTACGACAGCCTTGTAAGAAAGACTGGCAAGATGAGAGCTGGAAGAGGTCCAATTCAGGACACTGAAATCAGAAACGTTGGTCAGCCAATAGTTATGGGAACGATTCCGGGAATAATTGCTCCAATAGGCTGTCCCAACTATCCAAAAGCGAGAAACGAAATTGTGGAGATAATCGAGGAATTCCTCAAACGCAAGTTCATTGTTGTCTCATCTGGCTGTCACGCAATGGATTTAGGTATGTACAGAGACGAGGATGGTAAGAGCCTCTACGAAAAGTATCCGGGAGCTTTCGACGCTGGCTGTCTGACAAACGTTGGTAGCTGTGTTGCAAACAGCCACATAAGCGGAGCAGCGATAAAAGTTGCCAACATCTTTGCCATGCGCCCGCTGCGTGCAAACTATGCAGAGATAGCAGACTACATTCTCAACAGAGTTGGAGCCGTCGGCCTTGCATGGGGGCCGTACAGTCAGAAGGCTGCGAGCATCGCAACAGGTTTCAACCGCCTTGGCGTTCCTGCAGTTGTTGGGCCTCATGCTGCCAAGTACCGCAGGGCTTTCATAGGTAAAGTCTGGAAGAAGGAGGACTGGTGGGTTTACGACATAAAGTCGAAACAGCGCATGTACGTCGAGCCGTGCCCAGATGCGCTGCTCGTTGTGGCGGAAACGAAAGAGGAGGCAATCGTACAGCTTGCGAGACTCTGCATAAGACCTGCAGACACGTACATGGGCAGACAGATCAAGCTGACTCACTACATAGAACTCAGCAAGAAGTACCTTGGCTGCCTGCCGGATGACTGGCACCTCTACGTGAGGACAGAAGCAGACCTGCCGCTGAAGATGAAGGACGAACTTCTCAAGATACTCGAAGAAGAGCACGGATGGAAGATAGACTGGAGCAAGAAGAAGATTCTCGAAGGACCAATAAGGCCGTACGACTCCGGATTTAATCCGACGATACTTGAAGAAGTCTTCGAAAAGTACGCGAGGTGATCGCATGGCCGAAGCAAAAAAGAAGGTTAGGAAGCCTCCTGAAAAGCTGTTCAACACGGCCGACATTCAGGCCAGCAGATCGGCGAAGCTGATCAAGCCAGATGTACTTGCAAAAATGGTCGGCAGGGCAAAGAACCCTGTACTGGTTACGGGAGGAAAGTTACTTGAGGACGAAAAGCTCGTTGAATATGCGGTAAAACTATACGAGAACGGTGTTGCTATTATCGCAACGGGAGCATCGAGCAGGCCCTTAATCGAGAGGGGTGTTGAGCCGCAGGCGTGTGTTTTCACCCTGCATCACGTTACCCAGTTCTTGCTCGACGAAAGCTGGAGTGGTTTTAAGGGCGAGCCGTACGACCTCGTTCTTTTCCTCGGATTCGAGCCGTACTACCTCTCCAGAATGCTGTCTGCTTTGAAACACTTTTCCAAGCTGACAACGGTTAGTATAGACGCATTCTATCAGCCACACGCAAGGTTCAGCTTCCCGAACACCCTTGATCTGCATCACGAGATTCTTGAGGAGTTTGTTACTGCCCTTGGAGGTGGCAGCGTTGGAAAGAAGGAAGATTGAGATTCCGGAAGGAGTTAAGACGAAGGTGAGTGTGGGGGAGGAGCTGGACTTCCCCTTCGACATCTCTCCGATGCATGAAGGAGAGCGCATCAGGAAAGGAGAAATGTACGTGGAACTTGGAGGGCCAAAACAGCCAGGATTCGAGCTTGTAGTCGCTCTAAAGCCTGAAGAAGTCGAGGACATGAAGGTAACGCTCATAGGTAGTGACCTCGACGAACTCGAGGAGGGCAAGGCACATCCGTACGCGATGATATACTATGTTGCGGGCTCGCAGGTTGATCCTGATTTGGAACCAATCATAGAGCGAAGAAATCACGACTTCCAGAACTTCATAGAGGGCTACATGCACCTCAACCAGAGATACGACGTCTGGGTTAGGATAAGCAAGGAAGCTGTCAAGAAGGGACTCAACAGTCTAACCCAGATAGCGAAGGCGACGATGATGCTGTTCAAGAACGAGATGCCGTTTATTGAAAAGATCGAGGCACTATACATCACTGACGGAGAGCTTGTCGAGAAACTGCTGAAAGAGTACGCAATGCCGATATACGATGAAAGAGATGCAAGAATTGAATCGCTCCATGACGAAGATGTCGAGGAGTTCTACTCGTGCACGCTCTGTCAGAGCTTCGCTCCAACCAACGTGTGTATAATAAGTCCCGACCGCCCGTCGCTTTGTGGAGCCATAACGTGGTTCGATGGAAGGGCTGCAGCAAGGGTCGATCCGGAGGGGCCAAACAGAGCCGTGCCCAAGGGCGAGGTCATCGACCCCATTGGCGGTGAGTACACCGGCGTTAACGAATTTGCTAAGGATGAGAGCGGTGGAGAATGCGAGCGCATAAAGCTCCACAGCTTCTTCGAGTATCCGCACACATCCTGCGGGTGTTTCGAGGTTATAGGCTTCTACATGCCGGAAGTCGATGGGATAGGCTGGGTGCACAGGGGCTATGGAGAGCCTGCTCCCAACGGCCTGACGTTCTCCACCATGGCCGGGCAGACGGGTGGAGGAAAGCAGATCGTTGGGTTCCTCGGCGTTGGTGTGGGCTACTTCAGAAGCAAGAAGTTCATACAGGCTGATGGAGGATGGTACAGGGTTGTGTGGATGCCCAAGGAACTCAAGCAGAGAATTGAGAAGTACATACCAGAGGACATTAGGGACAAGATTGCGACTGAGGAGGATGCAAAGACAATTGACGAGCTGAAGGAGTTCCTCAAGAAGGTAAACCATCCGGTCGTTACGGGTGTTGTCAGGCCGGTTGATGGAGCGAAGATAACAGAAGGCTGGGTTGAGGAAAAGAAGGAGGCAGAGGTGGAGAAGGAAGAGATGAAAGTAGAAGAGACAAAGCCAGCAGCTCCACAGGTCTCTTTCACACCATCGGGCATAAGCATAACACCTCCAGGTACGCCGGGGATAAAACTCGTGATAAAGAACGCAAACATTTACATCGACAAGATAGTCCTGAGAAAGAAGAAAGAGGAAGAGTAGGAGAGGTCTCCTTGGTGGTAATTGCCGTCACAGGAAAAGGGGGGACCGGAAAAACCCTGATTGCTGGTCTGCTCGTCCGTTTGCTGGCGAAAAAGTACCGCGTGCTGGCGG
Protein-coding regions in this window:
- a CDS encoding 4Fe-4S binding protein — protein: MMMNLRVHASFDGGLYKIIREGVGKRVLVYNVQRCVGCELCSTACPKNAIKLNPPASVKLGYPPVVIDAETCILCGICSEVCLLNAINVYAGDKPTRLYSPKYRAIFLADLNKCPPQCTVCKDSCPRNAIMLGGRMRDDELCIYCGACSKACPEEAIYVEKPFSGSVIVNDDACQGCGVCCEICPSMAISLQDPSKSVEIDEDRCIYCGACSNACPTNAIEVVRTDVRIEAVRRTAWSLQHEIAFKKLVRGENS
- a CDS encoding 4Fe-4S dicluster domain-containing protein, with amino-acid sequence MGTCYQCGTCTADCPVARHAEFNPRKLMLEPDGKLSWLCATCFKCYRCPKDVKPYEVLAEFRSRDVKEGSYPAYVRAFVDVVKNYGELDEAALFMRLLRSGKIMDISLILAALRMRRVSLPVKSECASEVRRIFEVVGNA
- a CDS encoding CoB--CoM heterodisulfide reductase iron-sulfur subunit B family protein, translating into MRKFAYFPGCSSKQSAVEYDLSARVVAEKLGIELVDFNANCCGTHVIEEYSKDIWLALNARNLAIAESLGLDVLTLCPACYLNMKKANSMLNTELERINSILAKIGRSYCGKTNVFHIIEAVVEAKPEKDVKFEPSMRVAPYYGCQLLRPPEISGIDDPENPSIFEELLEGIGYHVVDFPAKTDCCGATLLLQNSAIHRSMSLEIIRKAKKAGAECIATLCPLCQFSLEVVQTKTVVPVYPFTRLVGASIGVEGFNVHVFKNL
- the cdhA gene encoding CO dehydrogenase/acetyl-CoA synthase complex subunit alpha, coding for MDLELREGIFVLDEMRNVSIKIGRIIDEEEEKEKEWEPLGPTPKPHILDLRHWDRRLLERYEPIYAPMQDFCNLCTMGPCELSQNKEGACGIDLKTQKARLVTLACLIGASSHTAHARHLVHYLIEKFGHDYPIDLGGDINVEAPNIRLVFGIKPKKLGDLEKVLDYVEQDLVRILHTTHTGQEEDHLDYESKAMHVGMLDHVAMEVADIAQVVAFNYPLGDPNAPLIDIGFGVLETEKPVILVIGHNILPARNIDDYLREHGLEDEVEIAGLCCTAIDTTRYDPKAKIVGTLSYELRAIRSGIPDVVVTDEQCIRADTLRECSKLGIPVIASSEAAARGLPDRTHENPDVIVNDLVSGRAKGVLIRDPDKVGEIAVRVAMEIRKKKGKKPPFMSEEELKTEIDRCTGCMNCVFACPHNLRIDKAMSAAKDGDFSVFKTVEDSCIACGRCEQVCPRDIRIVDVIMKASYDSLVRKTGKMRAGRGPIQDTEIRNVGQPIVMGTIPGIIAPIGCPNYPKARNEIVEIIEEFLKRKFIVVSSGCHAMDLGMYRDEDGKSLYEKYPGAFDAGCLTNVGSCVANSHISGAAIKVANIFAMRPLRANYAEIADYILNRVGAVGLAWGPYSQKAASIATGFNRLGVPAVVGPHAAKYRRAFIGKVWKKEDWWVYDIKSKQRMYVEPCPDALLVVAETKEEAIVQLARLCIRPADTYMGRQIKLTHYIELSKKYLGCLPDDWHLYVRTEADLPLKMKDELLKILEEEHGWKIDWSKKKILEGPIRPYDSGFNPTILEEVFEKYAR
- the cdhB gene encoding CO dehydrogenase/acetyl-CoA synthase complex subunit epsilon gives rise to the protein MAEAKKKVRKPPEKLFNTADIQASRSAKLIKPDVLAKMVGRAKNPVLVTGGKLLEDEKLVEYAVKLYENGVAIIATGASSRPLIERGVEPQACVFTLHHVTQFLLDESWSGFKGEPYDLVLFLGFEPYYLSRMLSALKHFSKLTTVSIDAFYQPHARFSFPNTLDLHHEILEEFVTALGGGSVGKKED
- the cdhC gene encoding CO dehydrogenase/CO-methylating acetyl-CoA synthase complex subunit beta, translating into MERRKIEIPEGVKTKVSVGEELDFPFDISPMHEGERIRKGEMYVELGGPKQPGFELVVALKPEEVEDMKVTLIGSDLDELEEGKAHPYAMIYYVAGSQVDPDLEPIIERRNHDFQNFIEGYMHLNQRYDVWVRISKEAVKKGLNSLTQIAKATMMLFKNEMPFIEKIEALYITDGELVEKLLKEYAMPIYDERDARIESLHDEDVEEFYSCTLCQSFAPTNVCIISPDRPSLCGAITWFDGRAAARVDPEGPNRAVPKGEVIDPIGGEYTGVNEFAKDESGGECERIKLHSFFEYPHTSCGCFEVIGFYMPEVDGIGWVHRGYGEPAPNGLTFSTMAGQTGGGKQIVGFLGVGVGYFRSKKFIQADGGWYRVVWMPKELKQRIEKYIPEDIRDKIATEEDAKTIDELKEFLKKVNHPVVTGVVRPVDGAKITEGWVEEKKEAEVEKEEMKVEETKPAAPQVSFTPSGISITPPGTPGIKLVIKNANIYIDKIVLRKKKEEE